A genomic stretch from Desulfolutivibrio sulfodismutans DSM 3696 includes:
- a CDS encoding endonuclease III domain-containing protein: MNRQSLLMNMFQAMLDTLGPSRWWPGETPFEVAIGAILTQNASWTNVEQAIANLKSAGLFAPKAMYDLPEARLAELIRPSGYFRLKAGRLKNLLGFLKAECGFDITALAGRDLPAMREKFLAVRGIGPETADSILLYALDYPTFVVDAYTRRLLTRHGLLPEEATYDEMREFFMDVLDPDPRLFNEYHALIVRTGKSWCKKATGRCEPCPLARFVP; this comes from the coding sequence GGGCCCCAGCCGCTGGTGGCCCGGAGAGACCCCCTTCGAGGTGGCCATCGGGGCCATCCTCACCCAAAACGCCTCCTGGACCAACGTGGAACAGGCCATCGCCAACCTCAAGTCCGCCGGACTCTTTGCCCCCAAGGCCATGTACGATCTGCCCGAGGCCCGTCTGGCCGAACTCATCCGGCCCTCGGGCTATTTCCGGCTCAAGGCCGGGCGTTTGAAAAACCTCCTGGGATTTCTCAAGGCCGAGTGCGGGTTCGACATCACGGCCCTGGCCGGTCGCGACCTTCCGGCCATGCGGGAAAAATTCCTGGCCGTGCGCGGCATCGGCCCTGAAACCGCCGACAGCATCCTGCTCTACGCCCTGGACTATCCGACCTTCGTGGTGGACGCCTACACCCGCCGCCTGCTCACCCGGCACGGCCTGCTCCCCGAGGAGGCGACGTACGACGAGATGCGCGAATTCTTCATGGATGTCCTGGACCCCGACCCGAGGCTCTTCAACGAATACCACGCCCTGATCGTGCGCACCGGCAAATCCTGGTGCAAAAAGGCCACGGGCCGGTGTGAACCGTGCCCTTTGGCGCGCTTTGTCCCATGA
- a CDS encoding murein hydrolase activator EnvC family protein — protein sequence MAKPHPDTPAAPCPGRRTGLRRAALAFFLAACVFLCGHPAGAQPGAADASPEAELETEIARHKETASARRKAMEQLTAEERRLGAGLAGLEAKVGALSGQLAEKERLVREVMVEEARLSAEHAALTRQLAAARSHMSELLAALWPVHLHNIESKAAGLSSWEEADRRFTWLAELYGAAGQSYAAYREQSARLAANMAAQETARTRLAAARAEAEKSKDALLAEQLEFSKQLRNVRRRIVSEEEQLKEILRTIVDLDARMSAAKAAPVPVVRGTMAWPVPGTPISTFDPGADPPRRGMGFSCAKDAPVRAVSAGKVVFTDLLRGMGKVVIVSHGDGHFTVYAYLADITVSMGQDVTGADHVGHAGFYPPAGGPGLYFELRFHEKAINPVEWLAVRD from the coding sequence ATGGCCAAGCCCCATCCCGACACCCCGGCCGCGCCATGCCCCGGCCGCCGGACAGGCCTGCGCCGGGCGGCCCTGGCGTTTTTTTTGGCGGCCTGCGTCTTTTTGTGCGGGCATCCGGCAGGAGCCCAGCCCGGCGCCGCCGACGCCAGCCCCGAGGCCGAGTTGGAAACGGAGATCGCCAGGCACAAGGAGACGGCCAGCGCGCGCCGCAAGGCCATGGAGCAGCTCACGGCCGAGGAACGTCGGCTGGGGGCCGGGCTGGCCGGGCTCGAGGCCAAGGTGGGGGCGCTCTCGGGCCAGCTTGCGGAGAAGGAGCGGCTGGTACGCGAGGTCATGGTCGAAGAGGCCCGGCTGTCGGCGGAACACGCCGCCCTCACCCGGCAGCTTGCCGCCGCCCGGTCGCACATGTCCGAGCTTCTGGCCGCGCTGTGGCCGGTGCATCTGCACAACATCGAATCCAAGGCCGCCGGGCTGTCCTCCTGGGAGGAGGCCGACCGCCGCTTCACCTGGCTGGCCGAACTCTACGGCGCGGCCGGGCAGTCCTACGCCGCCTATCGCGAGCAGTCCGCCCGGCTGGCCGCCAACATGGCCGCCCAGGAAACCGCCCGAACCCGGCTGGCGGCGGCCAGGGCCGAGGCCGAAAAGAGCAAGGACGCCCTTTTGGCCGAGCAGCTCGAATTTTCCAAACAGTTGCGCAACGTCCGCCGACGCATCGTCAGCGAGGAAGAGCAGCTCAAGGAAATCCTGCGCACCATCGTCGACCTCGACGCCCGCATGTCCGCCGCCAAGGCCGCCCCCGTGCCCGTAGTCCGGGGAACCATGGCCTGGCCCGTTCCCGGCACGCCCATCTCCACCTTCGACCCCGGGGCCGATCCGCCCCGGCGGGGCATGGGCTTTTCCTGCGCCAAGGACGCCCCGGTGCGCGCCGTGTCCGCCGGCAAGGTGGTCTTTACCGATCTGTTGCGCGGCATGGGCAAGGTGGTTATTGTCTCCCACGGCGACGGACATTTCACGGTGTACGCCTATCTGGCCGACATCACCGTCTCCATGGGACAGGACGTGACCGGCGCCGATCACGTCGGCCATGCCGGGTTCTATCCGCCGGCGGGCGGCCCGGGACTTTATTTTGAATTGCGTTTTCACGAGAAAGCCATTAACCCCGTGGAGTGGCTGGCCGTCCGTGATTGA
- a CDS encoding S41 family peptidase, whose amino-acid sequence MRFRHSLCAFATILVICQAASVLAAATEEDRFAPLKRFSQVMDLVENHYVKSVTRSELIDGAIVGMLQQLDPHSSFLSKEEFKEMQVSTSGEFGGIGIEISLENGRLTVISPIDDTPADKAGIKAGDIILEIDDQPTQDMTLVDAVQKIRGPKGKAVSLTILHKDAQKPLKVRVVRDTIPIISVKKTELEPGYLLLRVSRFNENTTSELKDALKDYGKGGTPLKGVILDLRNNPGGLLEQAVSVSDMFLPSGKIVSIKGKNNDQRKDFEARGESGEVAAPTVVLINAGSASASEIVAGALQDHKRALLIGEKTFGKGSVQTVIPLSDGSGIKLTTALYYTPNGRSIQAEGIEPDFKVPLQDVASEKDLTNGMHQFREKDLTRHLENRKDAKSDSDDPKQKVKEQLERDNQLKLALELVKTVPIQALVK is encoded by the coding sequence ATGCGTTTCCGGCATTCCCTGTGCGCTTTTGCGACCATCCTGGTCATCTGCCAGGCCGCTTCCGTCCTGGCTGCGGCAACCGAGGAAGATCGTTTTGCGCCGCTGAAAAGGTTCAGCCAGGTCATGGATCTGGTGGAAAACCATTACGTCAAAAGCGTCACCCGAAGCGAACTCATCGACGGGGCCATCGTGGGCATGCTGCAGCAGCTCGACCCCCATTCGAGTTTCCTCTCCAAAGAGGAATTCAAAGAGATGCAGGTCAGCACCTCGGGCGAGTTCGGGGGCATCGGCATCGAGATCAGCCTGGAAAACGGCCGCCTCACGGTCATCTCCCCCATCGACGACACCCCTGCCGACAAAGCCGGGATCAAGGCCGGGGACATCATCCTGGAGATCGACGACCAGCCCACCCAGGACATGACCCTGGTGGACGCCGTGCAGAAGATACGCGGCCCCAAGGGCAAGGCCGTCAGCCTGACCATCCTGCACAAGGACGCCCAAAAGCCCCTCAAGGTGCGCGTCGTCCGCGACACCATCCCCATCATCAGCGTCAAAAAGACCGAGCTTGAGCCCGGCTACCTTTTGCTGCGCGTCAGCCGCTTCAACGAAAACACCACCAGCGAGCTCAAAGACGCCCTGAAGGACTACGGCAAGGGCGGCACGCCGCTCAAAGGGGTCATCCTCGACCTGCGCAACAACCCCGGCGGCCTTTTGGAACAGGCCGTGAGCGTCTCGGACATGTTTTTGCCCTCGGGAAAAATCGTGTCCATCAAGGGCAAAAACAACGACCAGCGCAAGGACTTCGAGGCCCGGGGCGAATCCGGCGAGGTCGCCGCGCCCACGGTGGTGCTCATCAACGCCGGCTCGGCGTCGGCCTCGGAGATCGTGGCCGGGGCGTTGCAGGATCACAAACGGGCCCTGCTCATCGGCGAGAAGACCTTCGGCAAGGGGTCCGTGCAGACGGTCATCCCCCTGTCCGACGGCTCGGGCATCAAACTGACTACGGCCCTCTATTATACGCCCAACGGCCGCTCCATCCAGGCCGAGGGCATCGAGCCGGACTTCAAGGTGCCCCTGCAGGACGTCGCGTCCGAGAAGGACTTGACCAACGGCATGCACCAGTTCCGGGAGAAAGACCTCACCCGGCACCTGGAAAACCGCAAGGACGCCAAGTCCGACAGCGACGATCCCAAGCAAAAAGTCAAAGAGCAACTGGAACGGGACAACCAGCTCAAGCTGGCCCTGGAACTGGTCAAGACCGTGCCCATCCAGGCCCTCGTCAAGTAA
- a CDS encoding divergent polysaccharide deacetylase family protein, translated as MAAPKKKKTSRTKKKAAWWPTLQKKLSQPGVLLFAAGITLGVTLVVVGLLLFGSQSRTPDGRLILERSHADRPAAKAAPERKEKPGKDAPAVRPLPAEPADAPSPAPADGSASGPALSKEPAMAYEEHFTGKRELTPEMEVVREYRGAVVVPADPRQTPAPAAPSPETPAPSPDAPRMAVVIDDLGDSVTFAKELLKLDFPVTMAILPFRPHSSDVDALAARHGAQVLLHQPMQPQGYPGVNPGRGALTVGMSPERIQAALDENLAQTPNASGVNNHMGSRFTEDTAGMAVVLEHLAEKNLFFLDSLTTHKSGVPAAAAKTGSEYRRRYVFLDNTRDVRTILRQLKTTEALALKTGQALAIGHPYPETLEALRAFAASRDKRLTMVRAGDMSPERLRTAASGSD; from the coding sequence ATGGCCGCACCCAAAAAGAAAAAAACGTCCCGCACCAAGAAAAAGGCCGCCTGGTGGCCGACGCTGCAAAAAAAGCTCTCCCAACCCGGTGTCCTTCTCTTTGCGGCCGGGATCACCCTGGGCGTCACCCTGGTCGTGGTGGGCCTCCTGCTGTTCGGTTCGCAAAGCCGCACCCCGGACGGACGATTGATCCTGGAGCGGTCCCACGCCGACCGACCGGCGGCCAAGGCCGCCCCGGAGCGCAAAGAAAAACCCGGGAAAGACGCCCCCGCCGTCCGGCCGCTTCCGGCCGAACCTGCGGACGCCCCCTCTCCGGCCCCGGCCGACGGATCGGCTTCCGGCCCGGCCCTCTCCAAAGAACCGGCCATGGCCTACGAGGAGCATTTCACCGGGAAGCGGGAACTGACGCCCGAGATGGAGGTGGTCCGGGAATATCGCGGCGCGGTGGTGGTCCCGGCCGATCCGCGCCAGACGCCCGCCCCGGCCGCTCCCTCCCCCGAGACGCCCGCCCCGTCGCCGGACGCGCCGCGAATGGCCGTGGTCATCGACGACCTGGGCGACAGCGTGACGTTCGCCAAGGAACTTCTCAAGCTCGATTTCCCCGTGACCATGGCCATCCTGCCCTTCCGGCCCCATTCCTCCGACGTGGACGCCCTGGCCGCCCGGCACGGGGCCCAGGTTCTCCTGCACCAGCCCATGCAGCCGCAAGGCTATCCCGGGGTCAATCCCGGCCGGGGGGCGCTCACCGTGGGCATGTCCCCGGAACGCATCCAGGCCGCCCTGGACGAAAACCTGGCCCAGACCCCCAACGCCTCGGGGGTCAACAACCACATGGGCTCGCGCTTCACCGAGGACACGGCGGGCATGGCCGTGGTCCTGGAGCACCTGGCCGAAAAAAATCTCTTTTTCCTGGACAGCCTGACCACCCACAAAAGCGGCGTCCCGGCCGCAGCGGCCAAAACCGGCAGCGAATACCGCCGCCGCTACGTCTTTCTGGACAACACCCGGGACGTCCGGACCATCCTGCGCCAGCTCAAAACCACCGAGGCCCTGGCCCTCAAGACCGGGCAGGCCCTGGCCATCGGCCATCCCTATCCCGAGACCCTGGAGGCCCTGCGGGCCTTCGCCGCCAGCCGTGACAAGCGCCTGACCATGGTCCGGGCCGGGGACATGTCTCCGGAACGCCTGCGCACCGCCGCCTCCGGTTCGGATTGA